A stretch of the Gracilinanus agilis isolate LMUSP501 chromosome 4, AgileGrace, whole genome shotgun sequence genome encodes the following:
- the GNGT2 gene encoding guanine nucleotide-binding protein G(I)/G(S)/G(O) subunit gamma-T2, with amino-acid sequence MAQDLTEKELLKMQIDQLKKEVKNERSMISKTGKELKDYVEAHAGDDPLLKGIPEDKNPFKEKGGCMIS; translated from the exons ATGGCTCAGGATCTCACCGAGAAGGAGCTGTTAAAAATGCAGATCGATCAACTtaagaaggaagtgaagaatgAAAGATCTATG atTTCCAAAAcagggaaagaactgaaggaCTATGTGGAAGCTCATGCTGGAGATGACCCCCTCCTTAAAGGCATCCCTGAGGACAAAAATCCCTTTAAGGAGAAAGGTGGTTGTATGATAAGCTGA